From Toxorhynchites rutilus septentrionalis strain SRP chromosome 2, ASM2978413v1, whole genome shotgun sequence, a single genomic window includes:
- the LOC129765926 gene encoding uncharacterized protein LOC129765926, with protein MWEVDDFDVGKALTQEEREVEHHFTRNVTRSGDGRYTVRLPLRQSMLPLLGDSYSSALHRLLMIERRFAKNSSLREEYIRFMDEYVNLGHMEVVIRVAGPQFFLPHHAIHRPESSTTKTRIVFDASSKATGHLSLNEVLQTGPIVQPPLISTVINFRMPKFVFTADAEKMFRQVWIHPEDRKFQQILWRRDPSQPVQTYQLKTVTYGLTSFPYHAAAVLNKLAEDEGQKYPLAAPVVKERFYVDDVLAGGDDPGEVAETCRQLQALLAKGGFTLRKWCTNDSRVLQHIPSELWENASQIEIGQSHLTKTLGLLWDASSDCFRIKIPSLTELNGVTKRVVVSEMSQLFDPLGFLGPVVINVKMFIQELWTKCLSWDEELSDEDSNWWQNFRVELPILAKLTVPRCVLPNQQREYQLHCFSDAFQRGYGSCVYVVGQNASGEIERHLLIAKSRVAPLRGLSIPRLELCAAVLGSQLVQKLRTTEFVVASATFWTDSTVVLHWIRSVSTKWKVFVSNKITEVQGLTRGSQWRHVPTHLNPADRISRGVRPTQIQEDTLWWHGPNFLAGPKDWPEILPNSSDIDVIQERRQIIALTSIVVDNSIFDRYAELGRLLRISAWCIRFAANCRRQKDERNFERITPHEIDSALKILVRKAQVTVFHREIIQLELQRRDSNYTVELDNKSPLKHLNVFLDINSLLRLDGRLRNASIPYDSKYPMILPADHRLSLLLARSLHLQTAHSGPSLLLATMRQRFWPLRGRQLVRKIVRYCITCFKCRPPNMHQQMAPLPAVRVVPSRVFSKAGLDYCGPFLIRPLYGRGANVKMYIAVFVCLAVKAVHFEIVPDLTSAACINAITRFVSRYGRLLELHCDNATAFVGADRELRAARARYLQQFQTNEWENYCLDSGIEFHFIPARSPHFGGLSEAGVKSFKYHFRRIFGNRSYTLDEFSTAAAHIECILNSRPLTPLTDHPDDLDVLTPGHFLIGEPMFSIPQPDVSDVNLMRLSRLQEMQRLKQDFWNKWSRDYVSQLHQRSKWKTAVTNVRKGALVLLKQDGLPPFMWNLGRVVETYVGSDGLVRVVLVRTGQGTYKRAITEVRVLPLENEGNHEHRVLGEDNGASQPPQ; from the coding sequence ATGTGGGAAGTTGATGACTTCGATGTTGGGAAGGCTCTGACCCAGGAGGAAAGGGAAGTGGAACACCACTTCACAAGAAACGTCACAAGGAGCGGAGATGGTCGCTACACTGTTCGTCTCCCCCTGCGACAATCCATGCTGCCGCTGCTTGGTGACTCTTACAGCTCTGCTCTTCACCGCCTTTTGATGATCGAGAGACGTTTCGCTAAAAACTCAAGCCTTCGAGAAGAGTACATCAGGTTTATGGATGAATACGTCAATTTGGGACATATGGAAGTGGTCATACGCGTCGCGGGCCCGCAGTTCTTCTTGCCGCACCACGCCATCCATCGTCCGGAAAGCAGCACCACTAAAACCCGTATCGTTTTCGACGCCAGCAGCAAAGCAACTGGTCATCTATCACTAAACGAAGTGTTGCAGACTGGCCCCATCGTACAGCCCCCACTGATCTCGACAGTGATTAATTTCCGGATGCCCAAGTTTGTTTTCACGGCTGACGCGGAGAAAATGTTCCGCCAAGTCTGGATACACCCGGAAGATCGAAAGTTTCAGCAGATCCTCTGGCGCCGAGATCCTTCGCAGCCAGTACAAACATATCAGCTCAAAACGGTCACGTACGGGCTCACTAGTTTTCCGTACCATGCAGCTGCTGTGCTCAACAAACTGGCAGAGGACGAAGGACAGAAATATCCTCTTGCGGCACCCGTCGTAAAAGAACGTTTCTACGTTGACgatgttttggccggaggagACGATCCAGGGGAGGTAGCGGAGACTTGTCGACAGTTGCAGGCTCTGTTAGCAAAGGGAGGATTCACATTGCGGAAGTGGTGCACAAACGATTCAAGAGTGTTGCAACACATCCCTAGCGAGCTGTGGGAAAATGCTTCGCAAATCGAAATCGGTCAGTCCCATCTTACAAAAACTCTCGGACTGCTATGGGATGCCAGCTCAGATTGCTTCAGAATAAAAATTCCTTCGCTGACGGAATTGAATGGAGTAACCAAGCGCGTCGTGGTGTCGGAGATGTCTCAGCTTTTCGACCCACTCGGATTCCTTGGACCGGTAGTGATTAACGTCAAAATGTTCATTCAGGAGCTATGGACGAAGTGTCTATCTTGGGACGAAGAGTTATCTGACGAAGACAGCAATTGGTGGCAGAATTTTCGTGTGGAATTACCCATTCTCGCGAAGCTCACAGTGCCCCGGTGTGTGCTTCCCAATCAACAACGCGAATATCAACTCCATTGTTTCAGTGATGCGTTTCAGCGAGGGTATGGTTCCTGTGTCTATGTTGTGGGACAAAACGCAAGTGGAGAAATTGAAAGACACCTTTTGATCGCCAAGTCACGTGTCGCTCCGTTACGTGGCTTATCAATACCGCGCCTAGAGTTATGTGCTGCGGTTCTCGGAAGTCAGCTGGTACAGAAATTACGGACCACTGAATTCGTCGTCGCTAGTGCTACATTTTGGACAGACTCAACTGTGGTACTACACTGGATTCGTTCGGTGTCTACAAAATGGAAGGTGTTCGTCTCCAACAAAATAACTGAGGTTCAGGGTCTCACCAGAGGCTCTCAATGGAGACACGTTCCTACACATCTAAATCCAGCGGATCGTATTTCACGTGGCGTCCGCCCAACACAAATACAGGAAGACACATTGTGGTGGCACGGTCCAAACTTTCTCGCTGGACCGAAGGACTGGCCTGAAATCTTGCCAAACTCATCAGACATCGATGTTATCCAGGAACGGCGCCAAATCATCGCTTTGACTTCCATCGTCGTGGATAATTCCATTTTTGATCGTTACGCCGAGCTGGGACGCTTGCTGAGAATATCTGCATGGTGCATCCGGTTTGCCGCAAACTGTCGTCGCCAGAAGGATGAACGTAACTTTGAAAGGATTACACCACACGAGATAGATAGCGCGTTGAAGATCCTCGTTCGTAAGGCACAGGTAACAGTTTTTCATCGTGAGATTATACAGCTCGAATTACAAAGACGTGATTCCAACTACACGGTCGAACTTGATAATAAATCCCCCCTGAAACATCTGAATGTCTTCCTCGACATCAATAGTTTACTACGCCTCGATGGACGTTTGCGGAATGCGTCAATCCCCTACGATTCTAAATATCCGATGATTCTCCCAGCAGACCATCGCTTGAGCCTCCTCCTAGCTCGATCACTGCATTTGCAAACAGCTCACTCTGGACCTTCATTGCTGTTAGCAACCATGCGCCAACGGTTTTGGCCTTTGCGTGGTCGGCAGCTGGTGCGTAAGATCGTGCGCTATTGTATTACCTGCTTCAAGTGTCGCCCACCTAATATGCACCAGCAAATGGCACCGTTACCTGCGGTTAGAGTTGTTCCGTCCCGAGTGTTTTCAAAGGCTGGCCTCGATTACTGCGGGCCATTTCTAATTCGTCCGTTATATGGGAGGGGGGCAAACGTGAAAATGTATATAGCGGTTTTCGTTTGCCTGGCGGTAAAGGCGGTGCATTTTGAAATCGTTCCCGACCTTACGTCCGCTGCCTGTATAAACGCAATTACACGATTCGTCTCGCGATACGGCCGATTACTTGAGCTCCATTGTGATAATGCGACAGCTTTCGTCGGGGCTGATCGCGAGTTGAGAGCAGCACGCGCGCGTTATCTGCAGCAGTTCCAAACGAACGAATGGGAGAACTACTGCCTGGATTCAGGAATTGAGTTCCACTTCATCCCGGCTCGCTCACCACACTTCGGGGGGTTGTCGGAGGCCGGAGTGAAATCCTTCAAATATCACTTCCGCCGGATATTCGGAAACAGATCCTATACACTGGACGAgttctctactgctgctgcccACATCGAATGTATCTTAAACTCTCGGCCTCTCACTCCCTTAACAGACCATCCAGATGACCTTGACGTATTGACTCCCGGCCACTTTCTGATCGGGGAGCCAATGTTCTCGATACCTCAGCCCGATGTTTCAGACGTAAATTTGATGCGTCTCTCTCGATTACAGGAAATGCAGAGATTGAAGCAAGATTTCTGGAACAAATGGTCCAGGGATTATGTCAGCCAACTTCACCAGCGATCGAAATGGAAGACAGCTGTTACCAACGTCCGAAAGGGAGCGCTAGTCTTGCTTAAGCAGGATGGACTACCACCGTTCATGTGGAATCTTGGCCGGGTGGTAGAGACGTACGTCGGTTCCGATGGGTTGGTACGGGTGGTACTCGTACGAACTGGTCAAGGAACGTACAAGCGAGCCATCACCGAAGTTCGAGTCCTACCGCTGGAGAACGAAGGAAACCATGAGCATCGGGTGTTGGGAGAGGATAATGGAGCATCCCAACCACCACAATAA
- the LOC129765927 gene encoding uncharacterized protein LOC129765927 yields the protein MRKSALRKGALNLKTLLRRRESVIASAELIKTFDENFEVSQINQVALRIERLDELFRKFESVQDEIELIEDREEEFLDDREQFQDKYFELKASLMGKLPQTASVLQSAPLVQTPPVHVNPTMSVKLPELRIPEFSGKPEQWIEFRDLFKAVIHSNTQLSAVQKLHYLRSSLAGDASRLISSTALTADNYPIAWKIITDRYENKNYLVKQHMTALFKTPPAKKGSAAALDELADEFNRHVRILDKLEDVNDHWNSFLVERLSSLLDGKSLLEWETQCKEEETPKYDDLLDFMHKRSRTLQKCSAFVNTPVENISKPVKGKASSSHVASESVSKCPGCKNSHPLTQCEMFQKLTPNNRFDFAKSHRLCINCLRGGHMAKECRSGLCRICGKRHHSLLHLPTVTSIPAAVSTSDEEGTSHTRIAVCATPATTSKSEVSYSGAMVPSVVPTHTLPQAIKSVSRRPLSISTSVESPPSSSPVGICTVLSNQSRFHIVPMFQPHR from the coding sequence atgaggaaatcggctctgcgaaAGGGTGCTCTCAACCTGAAAACACTTTTGCGTCGGAGAGAATCGGTTATTGCTTCGGCTGAGCTGATAAAAACGTTCGATGAAAATTTCGAGGTTTCGCAAATAAATCAGGTAGCGCTACGGATCGAACGGCTCGATGAGCTATTCAGGAAATTTGAGAGTGTGCAGGATGAAATAGAATTGATCGAGGATAGGGAAGAAGAGTTTCTTGATGACCGTGAGCAGTTCCAAGATAAATATTTTGAGTTGAAGGCGTCTCTAATGGGTAAACTTCCGCAAACAGCCTCCGTTCTTCAGTCTGCGCCTCTAGTTCAGACTCCGCCCGTGCATGTGAACCCTACTATGTCCGTCAAGCTTCCGGAACTGCGGATTCCGGAGTTCAGCGGAAAACCGGAGCAATGGATAGAATTTCGGGATCTCTTTAAAGCGGTTATCCATTCGAACACCCAGCTGTCAGCGGTTCAAAAACTACATTACCTTCGAAGCTCGCTAGCGGGTGATGCGTCACGTTTAATCTCGTCTACCGCCCTTACAGCGGATAACTATCCTATAGCCTGGAAGATCATCACCGACCGATATGAGAATAAAAATTACCTAGTCAAGCAACATATGACAGCTCTTTTCAAAACCCCTCCCGCCAAGAAGGGGTCCGCTGCTGCCTTGGACGAGCTGGCAGATGAATTCAACCGACACGTTAGAATCCTCGACAAACTTGAAGACGTAAACGACCACTGGAATTCATTCCTAGTGGAACGTTTAAGTAGCTTGCTTGATGGAAAATCCCTGCTGGAATGGGAGACTCAGTGCAAGGAGGAAGAAACTCCGAAATACGACGACTTACTCGACTTTATGCACAAAAGGTCCCGTACTTTACAGAAGTGCTCTGCATTTGTCAATACTCCCGTTGAAAACATTTCTAAACCAGTGAAAGGCAAAGCTTCCTCTTCCCATGTTGCTTCCGAAAGTGTGTCGAAGTGTCCCGGATGTAAAAACTCTCATCCTCTAACACAGTGTGAAATGTTCCAGAAGCTGACTCCGAATAACCGTTTCGATTTCGCGAAAAGTCATCGCCTGTGCATCAATTGCTTAAGGGGTGGCCACATGGCCAAGGAATGCCGTAGTGGTCTTTGTAGAATCTGCGGCAAAAGGCACCACAGCCTGCTTCATCTACCAACAGTAACGTCGATCCCCGCAGCTGTTAGCACGAGCGACGAAGAAGGCACATCACATACACGCATAGCAGTCTGCGCCACACCAGCCACCACTTCTAAATCAGAAGTTTCGTATTCGGGCGCGATGGTACCATCGGTGGTACCAACACATACATTACCCCAGGCAATTAAGTCGGTTTCGCGTAGACCGCTGTCGATAAGCACTTCGGTCGAAAGTCCCCCTTCTTCGTCGCCGGTGGGGATTTGTACGGTCCTTTCGAATCAGAGCCGCTTCCATATAGTTCCCATGTTCCAGCCGCATCGTTAA